The following are from one region of the Rosistilla carotiformis genome:
- a CDS encoding FdhF/YdeP family oxidoreductase: protein MKVRSGGGFRAILYTLKKGREVGGVFKMYHAMRTRNACKTCALGMGGQKGGMVNERGAFPEVCKKSLQAMAADLQPAVLPTFWDQHPVEQLSRMTPRELEHCGRLVQPVIYRRGASHFQTISWEESLSRIGAKLRSLTPDETFWYFSGRSSNEAGFLLQLLARLYGTNNVNNCSYYCHQASGVGLQSSIGSGTATIVLEDLEQADLVFVIGGNPASNHPRMMTSLMHVRRRGGHVIVINPVRETGMVNFRIPSDPISLLFGTKIASHYVQPHIGGDLALLWGIAKQCCEDETIDRAFLDAHCTDSAAWLDAVAAMSWDEIVAKSGIDRDQIRTIAGVYAKSQRTVFAWTMGITHHAHGVQNVQAIANLAMARGMLGRPGCGLLPIRGHSNVQGIGSVGVTPKLKDAIFENLQSKFHLELPTSTGLDTLACMEAAHDRRMKFGLCLGGNLYGSNPDSRFAAEALSRLEMSVMLSTTLNTGHVNGLADETIILPVLPRDEEPEATTQESMFNFIRMSDGGPRRVPGPRSEVRVIADLGRRAIGDSDLICWDQLQQTSTIRNWISEVVPGYAKLDKIEATKQEFQLDGRTFHEPKFPTADGKAVMHTHALPDLKGTDSNELRLMTVRSEGQFNTVVYEEEDLYRNQDRRDIILMHPEDLQRLGLQHDQPVSIRSDTGQIDGYLARGFDSIRPGNSLMYYPESNCLVSRYADPQSKTPAFKGIVVTVLPLA, encoded by the coding sequence ATGAAAGTTCGCAGCGGCGGCGGTTTCCGAGCGATCCTCTATACGCTCAAGAAAGGACGCGAGGTCGGCGGCGTCTTTAAGATGTATCACGCCATGCGAACGCGGAACGCTTGCAAGACCTGCGCCTTGGGGATGGGCGGCCAGAAGGGTGGGATGGTCAATGAGCGAGGGGCCTTTCCCGAGGTCTGCAAGAAGAGTTTGCAGGCGATGGCTGCGGATTTGCAGCCGGCGGTTTTGCCTACCTTCTGGGATCAGCATCCCGTCGAACAGTTGTCGCGGATGACGCCGCGCGAACTGGAGCATTGCGGGCGGTTGGTCCAGCCGGTGATCTACCGCCGCGGGGCTTCGCATTTCCAAACGATCTCGTGGGAGGAATCGTTATCGCGGATCGGCGCCAAGCTCCGCTCGCTGACTCCCGACGAAACGTTTTGGTATTTCAGTGGCCGCAGCAGCAACGAAGCGGGCTTTCTGTTGCAGTTGCTGGCTCGGCTCTACGGAACCAATAACGTCAATAACTGCAGCTACTACTGTCACCAGGCCAGTGGCGTCGGGCTGCAGTCGTCGATCGGCAGTGGAACGGCGACGATTGTGTTGGAGGATCTGGAGCAGGCCGATCTGGTTTTTGTGATCGGTGGCAACCCGGCCAGCAATCATCCGCGGATGATGACCAGCCTGATGCACGTTCGCCGTCGCGGCGGTCATGTGATCGTGATCAATCCCGTTCGCGAAACCGGGATGGTCAACTTTCGGATTCCCAGCGATCCGATCAGCCTACTGTTTGGAACCAAGATCGCTTCGCATTATGTGCAACCTCATATCGGCGGCGACCTCGCGTTGTTGTGGGGCATCGCCAAGCAGTGCTGCGAAGACGAGACGATCGACCGCGCGTTCCTCGATGCCCATTGCACCGATTCGGCTGCTTGGCTCGACGCTGTTGCCGCGATGTCGTGGGACGAGATCGTGGCAAAATCGGGGATCGATCGCGATCAGATCCGCACCATTGCTGGCGTTTATGCAAAGTCGCAGCGGACCGTTTTCGCGTGGACGATGGGGATCACGCATCACGCTCATGGAGTGCAAAACGTTCAAGCGATCGCCAACCTCGCGATGGCTCGCGGAATGCTTGGCCGTCCCGGATGTGGCCTGCTGCCGATCCGCGGGCACAGCAACGTGCAGGGGATCGGTTCGGTTGGCGTGACGCCCAAACTGAAGGACGCGATTTTTGAGAACCTGCAATCCAAGTTCCACCTGGAGCTGCCGACCAGCACCGGATTGGACACGCTCGCCTGCATGGAAGCCGCTCACGACCGGCGGATGAAGTTTGGGCTCTGTCTGGGCGGCAACCTCTACGGTTCCAATCCCGATTCGCGTTTCGCGGCCGAAGCGCTCTCGCGACTGGAGATGTCGGTGATGCTCAGCACGACGCTGAACACAGGGCACGTCAACGGTCTGGCCGATGAAACGATCATCCTGCCGGTGCTGCCTCGCGATGAAGAGCCCGAAGCGACGACGCAGGAGTCGATGTTTAACTTCATTCGGATGAGCGACGGCGGGCCGCGACGCGTGCCGGGGCCGCGCAGCGAAGTCCGCGTGATCGCCGATCTGGGACGCCGCGCGATCGGCGATAGCGATCTGATTTGCTGGGACCAGTTGCAGCAGACCTCGACGATTCGCAACTGGATCAGCGAAGTGGTGCCGGGATATGCAAAGCTCGACAAAATCGAAGCGACAAAGCAAGAGTTCCAACTCGATGGCCGAACGTTTCATGAACCAAAATTTCCGACTGCCGATGGGAAAGCGGTCATGCACACGCATGCCTTGCCCGATCTGAAGGGGACCGATTCCAACGAGTTGCGGTTGATGACCGTTCGCAGCGAAGGGCAATTCAACACGGTCGTCTACGAAGAAGAAGACCTTTACCGGAACCAAGATCGCCGCGACATCATTCTTATGCATCCCGAGGATCTGCAGCGGTTGGGGCTGCAGCACGATCAACCGGTTTCGATTCGCAGCGACACCGGCCAGATCGATGGCTACCTGGCCCGCGGTTTCGATTCGATCCGCCCCGGCAATTCGCTGATGTATTACCCCGAATCGAACTGTCTGGTCTCACGCTATGCCGACCCGCAAAGCAAGACGCCTGCGTTCAAGGGGATCGTGGTGACAGTTTTGCCGCTGGCCTAA
- a CDS encoding PSD1 and planctomycete cytochrome C domain-containing protein translates to MLLRILSSMGLCLVWHLCCFAEQSQVDFNRDIRPILSNHCFSCHGPDAEHRQAGLRLDEAEPALAKLDSGDRAIVPGDVDASTLVARIASDDEGDVMPPVDFHKPLTAKQKQLLTDWIAQGAPFSAHWSLLPPVKAAPPAISDPAIPVDGPIDQFIANKALEAGLSINPPADRRSLIRRATFDLTGLPPTLQEVRDFVDDQSPNAYEKLIDRLLESKRFGEHQARYWLDLVRYGDTHGLHLDNYREMWPYRDWVIAAINDNKPLDEFITEQLAGDLIPNATLQQQIASGFNRLNVTTSEGGSIYDEVYVRNCVDRVSAFGTVFLGMTTGCAVCHDHKFDPISARDFYSLFAYFNSLDGRALDGNKKDHPPTVQVPTAEHESQLAQLREELQMLDVEMEGDLTGVDESQQRWEQRLSGGQAINWVPLIPDKVTTDSELKLEQLEDGSVKATGTPAATDTLVIEAAVPAGDNWQLLQLEVLADENKPGGISSNGNAVLTEMEVEIASPMSGNRWLPVKLIYGEADYEQPDGKFAIGYAFDGKQDKDAGWAIGGHLNPGTRSAWFVASSFLSDGADSRLRIKLHFKSQWAGHQFGQVRLSVSDAVPQPAADQQLVLGDWDQTGPFPVEYATAGYFRTFASEGREFKADEKFGNHELPWTKQPTYANAAAHDLPTVGDEPSVVLLHRTIEAKTPQKVTLLLGTQDGFVLYVNQKKQGEVRQQRDFASLRDEYEVDLKKGVNHIDLKVVSHGGRPSRFAFAVRSPSAPVPASIVEIAKLDAAARTADQADAIRAYYRRVASIDPDWLVLRAQKDGILNQIDAVEKSFPTTLVWKELTEPRPAHILLRGEYDQKGEEVPRAVPAALPPLPEGVPNDRMGLAKWLTDPSHPLTARVAVNRYWQQLFGTGIVKTSEDFGAQGEPPSHPQLLDWLAIDFRDSGWDVKRMIKQIMMSQTYRRDQHVSPKQREIDPSNRLLARGARFRLDAEMLRDQALMASGLLVEKQGGPSVKPPQPEGLWEAVGYSGSDTVNFKPDTGEKIYRRSLYTFWKRTSAPPTMTMLDAPSRESCTARRERTNTPLQALMMLNELQFVECSRNLGQRVIAEGGSDDAQKIAWAFETLTSRVPSETETAELMGLLNDARAAFGKDPENANRLIKLGQSPTPDSIDPIELAAWTAVASTLINLDEVVTK, encoded by the coding sequence ATGTTGCTACGCATTCTATCGTCGATGGGTCTGTGCCTGGTTTGGCATCTTTGTTGTTTTGCCGAACAATCGCAGGTCGATTTCAATCGCGACATTCGTCCGATCCTCTCCAACCATTGCTTTTCCTGCCACGGTCCCGATGCGGAACACCGTCAGGCGGGGCTGCGATTGGATGAAGCCGAACCGGCGCTGGCGAAACTCGACAGCGGCGATCGGGCGATCGTCCCTGGCGACGTCGACGCCAGCACCTTGGTCGCGCGGATCGCCAGCGACGACGAAGGCGATGTCATGCCGCCGGTCGACTTCCACAAACCGCTCACGGCCAAGCAGAAGCAACTGCTGACCGACTGGATCGCTCAAGGGGCTCCCTTTAGCGCCCACTGGTCGCTGCTACCGCCCGTGAAAGCAGCCCCGCCGGCGATCTCTGATCCCGCGATCCCCGTCGACGGTCCGATCGATCAGTTCATCGCCAACAAGGCCCTAGAGGCGGGACTGTCGATCAATCCGCCAGCCGATCGGCGGTCGCTGATCCGCCGCGCCACCTTCGACCTGACCGGCCTGCCGCCGACGCTGCAAGAGGTTCGCGATTTTGTCGACGACCAGTCGCCCAACGCTTACGAAAAATTGATCGACCGATTGTTGGAGTCGAAGCGGTTCGGCGAACACCAAGCCCGCTACTGGTTGGACCTGGTCCGCTATGGCGACACGCACGGCCTGCACTTGGACAACTACCGCGAGATGTGGCCCTACCGCGATTGGGTGATCGCAGCGATCAACGACAACAAACCGCTGGACGAATTCATCACCGAACAACTCGCCGGCGACTTGATCCCCAACGCCACGCTGCAGCAACAGATCGCCAGCGGCTTCAATCGCTTGAACGTCACGACCAGCGAAGGGGGATCGATCTACGACGAGGTCTACGTGCGGAACTGCGTCGATCGCGTCTCCGCGTTTGGCACCGTCTTCCTGGGCATGACTACCGGTTGCGCGGTCTGCCACGATCACAAGTTCGACCCGATCTCGGCTCGCGACTTCTATTCGCTGTTTGCGTATTTCAACAGCCTCGATGGCCGGGCGTTGGACGGAAACAAGAAGGATCACCCGCCGACGGTTCAAGTGCCGACGGCAGAGCACGAGAGTCAGCTGGCACAACTGCGGGAAGAACTGCAGATGCTGGACGTCGAAATGGAGGGCGACCTGACGGGGGTCGACGAATCGCAGCAACGCTGGGAACAGCGACTGAGCGGCGGTCAAGCGATCAACTGGGTGCCGTTGATCCCCGATAAAGTGACAACCGACAGCGAATTGAAGCTGGAGCAATTGGAAGATGGTTCGGTCAAAGCGACCGGCACACCGGCGGCGACCGACACGTTGGTGATCGAAGCTGCCGTGCCGGCCGGCGACAACTGGCAACTGCTGCAATTGGAAGTCCTGGCCGACGAGAACAAGCCGGGCGGAATCAGCAGCAATGGCAACGCGGTCCTGACGGAGATGGAGGTCGAGATCGCATCGCCGATGTCGGGCAATCGCTGGTTGCCAGTGAAGTTGATCTATGGCGAAGCCGACTACGAACAGCCCGATGGCAAGTTTGCGATCGGATATGCGTTCGATGGCAAACAGGACAAAGACGCCGGCTGGGCGATCGGCGGCCATTTGAATCCCGGCACGCGATCGGCGTGGTTTGTCGCGTCGAGCTTCCTGTCCGACGGTGCCGATTCGCGGTTGCGAATCAAGCTGCACTTCAAATCGCAATGGGCGGGACATCAATTCGGCCAGGTCCGTCTGAGCGTCAGCGATGCCGTTCCGCAACCGGCTGCCGACCAGCAATTGGTCCTCGGCGACTGGGATCAAACGGGACCGTTCCCGGTGGAATACGCTACCGCGGGCTACTTCCGAACATTTGCCTCCGAGGGCCGAGAATTTAAAGCCGATGAAAAGTTCGGTAATCACGAACTGCCTTGGACCAAACAACCGACTTACGCCAATGCCGCGGCGCACGACCTGCCGACCGTTGGCGATGAGCCCTCGGTCGTCCTGTTGCATCGCACGATCGAGGCCAAGACGCCTCAAAAGGTGACGCTGCTCTTAGGCACTCAAGATGGGTTCGTTTTGTATGTCAATCAGAAGAAGCAAGGCGAGGTAAGGCAGCAGCGCGACTTTGCGTCGCTGCGAGACGAATACGAAGTCGACCTGAAGAAGGGCGTGAATCACATCGATCTTAAGGTCGTCAGCCACGGTGGGCGACCGAGCCGGTTTGCGTTTGCCGTCCGATCCCCCTCGGCTCCGGTCCCCGCATCGATTGTGGAGATTGCCAAACTGGATGCCGCCGCGCGAACCGCCGACCAAGCCGATGCGATCCGCGCCTACTATCGCCGCGTCGCCAGCATCGATCCCGATTGGCTGGTTTTGCGAGCTCAAAAAGATGGCATCCTGAATCAGATCGATGCCGTTGAAAAGTCGTTCCCGACGACGTTGGTTTGGAAGGAACTCACGGAGCCGCGGCCCGCCCATATCCTGCTGCGTGGCGAATACGACCAAAAGGGAGAAGAGGTGCCGCGAGCGGTTCCGGCCGCGCTGCCACCGCTGCCCGAAGGCGTTCCAAATGATCGCATGGGCCTCGCGAAATGGCTGACCGATCCCAGCCATCCCCTGACAGCCCGCGTTGCGGTGAACCGTTACTGGCAGCAGTTGTTTGGAACGGGCATCGTCAAGACGAGCGAAGATTTTGGAGCTCAAGGCGAACCGCCGAGCCATCCGCAACTGCTCGATTGGCTGGCGATCGATTTCCGTGATTCGGGCTGGGACGTGAAGCGGATGATCAAACAGATCATGATGTCGCAGACCTACCGCCGCGACCAACACGTATCGCCCAAGCAACGTGAGATCGATCCGAGCAATCGACTGCTGGCCCGCGGAGCACGCTTCCGTTTGGATGCGGAGATGTTGCGCGACCAAGCGTTGATGGCCAGCGGCCTGCTGGTCGAGAAACAAGGTGGCCCGAGCGTCAAGCCGCCGCAACCCGAAGGACTTTGGGAAGCGGTTGGATATTCGGGTTCGGACACCGTCAATTTCAAACCCGACACAGGTGAGAAGATCTACCGCCGCAGCCTCTACACGTTCTGGAAACGGACAAGCGCCCCGCCGACGATGACGATGCTGGACGCTCCGAGCCGCGAATCGTGCACGGCACGGCGGGAGCGAACCAACACGCCGCTGCAAGCGTTGATGATGCTGAACGAATTGCAGTTCGTCGAATGCTCGCGAAACCTCGGCCAACGTGTGATCGCCGAAGGAGGCAGCGACGACGCCCAAAAGATCGCTTGGGCTTTTGAAACGCTGACCTCGCGCGTTCCTTCGGAAACCGAAACGGCTGAACTGATGGGCCTGTTAAACGACGCCCGCGCCGCGTTTGGCAAAGACCCCGAAAATGCAAACCGCTTGATCAAGCTGGGGCAATCGCCCACGCCCGATTCGATCGATCCGATCGAACTTGCAGCTTGGACCGCCGTGGCGAGCACGTTAATCAACCTGGATGAAGTGGTGACAAAATGA
- a CDS encoding DUF1501 domain-containing protein produces the protein MTIDAFDQYKRLLTRRHFFRNASLGLGTAALASMPGSPLHAATADAQLQGTPGLANLPHHQPKAKRAIYLFMSGAPSQMDMWDYKPKMADWFDKDLPETIRQGQRLTTMTSGQSRFPIAPSIYKFAQHGKAGTWASELVPHMAKKVDEISMIRSMWTEAINHDPAITYICTGDQLPGKPSLGSWLSYGLGNENENLPSFLVMTASWSGRQQAQALYNRLWGSGFLPSKFQGVSLRSAGDPVLYLSNPSGLDAGVRRRMLDSLSRLNQQTYEAIGDPETNARIAQYEMAFRMQTSIPELADLSDEPQHVLDLYGPDVMRPGTYANCCILARRMAERGVRFTQIFHRGWDQHGNLPGDLPKQCKDTDQPNAGLLTDLKQRGLLDDTLVVWGGEFGRTIYCQGKLTKKTYGRDHHPKCFTVWMAGAGIKQGVVHGETDEFSYNVTADPVHIRDLNATILNQLGIDHSRFTYPFQGLDQRLTGVTEAKVIRPILA, from the coding sequence ATGACCATCGATGCATTTGACCAATACAAACGATTACTCACGCGTCGCCACTTCTTTCGCAATGCCTCGCTGGGCCTCGGGACCGCCGCGCTAGCGTCGATGCCCGGCAGCCCGCTGCACGCCGCCACCGCGGATGCTCAGCTCCAAGGCACGCCGGGACTGGCAAACCTGCCGCATCACCAACCGAAAGCCAAACGGGCGATCTATCTGTTCATGTCAGGCGCGCCGAGCCAGATGGACATGTGGGACTACAAGCCGAAGATGGCGGACTGGTTCGATAAAGACCTCCCCGAAACGATCCGCCAAGGCCAGCGTTTGACGACGATGACCAGCGGTCAATCGCGGTTCCCGATCGCTCCTTCGATCTACAAGTTCGCTCAGCATGGCAAGGCGGGGACGTGGGCCAGTGAATTGGTCCCGCACATGGCCAAGAAGGTCGACGAAATTTCGATGATCCGGTCGATGTGGACCGAAGCGATCAACCACGATCCGGCGATCACCTACATCTGCACCGGCGACCAATTGCCGGGCAAACCGAGCCTCGGATCATGGCTCAGTTACGGGCTAGGGAACGAAAACGAAAACCTGCCGTCGTTCCTAGTCATGACAGCTTCATGGTCCGGCCGCCAACAAGCCCAAGCCCTCTACAACCGACTGTGGGGGAGCGGCTTTTTGCCAAGCAAATTCCAAGGCGTATCGCTCCGCAGCGCCGGCGACCCGGTGCTGTACCTGTCGAATCCCAGCGGCTTGGATGCGGGCGTCCGCCGCCGGATGCTCGACAGCCTCTCGCGGCTGAACCAACAGACCTACGAAGCGATCGGCGATCCGGAGACCAACGCCCGGATCGCTCAGTACGAGATGGCGTTTCGGATGCAGACGTCGATCCCTGAACTGGCCGATCTGAGCGACGAACCGCAACACGTCTTGGACCTGTACGGCCCCGATGTCATGCGACCGGGAACCTATGCCAACTGCTGCATCCTGGCGCGGCGAATGGCCGAGCGCGGCGTGCGGTTCACGCAGATCTTCCATCGCGGCTGGGATCAGCACGGCAACCTGCCGGGCGACCTGCCGAAACAATGCAAGGACACCGACCAACCCAACGCAGGGCTGCTGACCGACCTGAAGCAGCGCGGCCTGCTGGACGACACGCTTGTCGTCTGGGGTGGCGAATTTGGACGCACGATCTACTGCCAGGGCAAGCTGACGAAGAAGACCTACGGCCGCGATCACCATCCCAAGTGCTTCACCGTCTGGATGGCCGGAGCGGGCATCAAGCAAGGCGTCGTCCACGGCGAGACGGACGAGTTCAGTTACAACGTGACAGCCGATCCGGTTCACATCCGCGATCTCAACGCCACGATCCTGAACCAATTGGGAATCGACCACAGCCGATTCACCTACCCGTTCCAAGGCCTCGACCAACGCCTCACCGGCGTCACCGAAGCCAAGGTGATCCGTCCGATCCTGGCTTAA